DNA sequence from the Nicotiana tomentosiformis chromosome 3, ASM39032v3, whole genome shotgun sequence genome:
ATATTTAGCTTTTCCCCTCATAAGATATTTCTTTGAGCTgccaaaattttgaagaaaaaaatagaGGAAAAGATACATTTATCTGCCTTTCGGCAAAGTCCCACCTTTTCATCTCTTTgacccccccaccccaccccccaacACACCCAAAAGAAACACAAGAGAGGAAAGGATCTCTAACCTTTTCATGATCCCAGATGTTCAGGATACCATCTTCTGCAGAACTTCCAAAGACTGATGATTTATCTGGGGACCACTGGAATAGAAATTTTTTATCAAACGCCAGTGCAGGTCTCATGCAAATAGGTTACCTTATCAACATAAATAAGGGTGGACAGCAAAAGCAAGCAAGCATGTCAGTTACTCTCAGACCTGTACACAAAGCACAGCAGCAGTATGGCCCTCAAAGATATGTATAGGCGATCCCACTCCCCCAGAAGTGAGGTTTCGTCGATCAAACATGCGAACAGTGTTGTCTGCCGACCTGAAGGAGGCATAGCTATAATCTTAAGGCTTCCacagaaattgaaaaaaattcaTGGAATCATGGAACCATACATTCACATAAAGGGGAAATACAAGGATCGACACCACATAAATATTGCAGAAAGATTAATGTATTGTCTCAGGATCAACCTACTTAAACATCATAATTCAACAGGACGAACATTTGCAATCATTACCCAGTCAAAATATAATTTACATCGTGAGGATTCCAATCAACACAATGAAGATCAGCGTTATGAGCCTTCTCTACCTGCAGGGAAAATTATCAGATCCAAAGTCCAATCAGAGACATGACTATGACCAAAGAAACAGAAATAATATAGTAACGATTATAGTAATAATAATGATTAGAAAAAGAAAGGAGACATTTCAAGGAATGCATAAAGAACAGATATGTTAATGGAAAGACTAATAATAATAAGTAATATAAATGCCGTACAGAACTGAGGTTTACTTGGTGGAATCCTATTTGAAATGATTAATCAGCTTTAAATAGGGCCAAAGAAAAAATGTGTTACATCCATTAAGGCCATAAGTCATTTTCTACAGCAACCTCTAACTAGTCAAACTCACTTGCACTTACCAATATCTAAGAATTATCACCACCTTATAACAATTATCCATCACCATTTTTCCTAAATCCTACTGCTACTCGCTACCACATTTCGCCAAGATTTACTACTCAAGCTTAACCAAACTCAAGAACACGTTTCAGAAAACAAGTTTTTCTCATATAATGTGCCACAAAAAAATATTGAAGGAACAATGACCAGAAGCAACCAAAAATAACTGCAAAGACAACAGATTACTAAAGCATTTCAACATAGATAGATAGGATCCAGTTGACGAAAAGACACCGGAAGGTCAATCACAAATGCCTTATCTGTACAACCATATCTGGCTCATTGTCTCCCCACCTCTAATATTTCAATTTTATATGTGTTGCAAACTAAAATATTTACTGCCTACCTATCTGATATAACAAACTACAATATGAAGAACAGGCAATATGACAGAAACCCCCTCCTGACCTCCCCACACACAAGCACAGAGGCCAGAGATCTTTAGTATGATTTCACTAGAAATAAGGAGAAGTCATTTTTTAATATAAGCACAAATCAAGAGAAGTTCTCCACTTATCCACAAAGAGAAAATGTAGAAAACAAGATAAGTTACTAAGTGCTTGAGCAAAAACAATGATTACAACCTTGACAGCAGGAGAAGAACCAGTTCTTGCATCCCACAGTATTAGGCAGGAATCATCTCCAACACTGCAAAACTCCTGTGcactttatttttaaaaaaaggaatCCAGTAAGGATACGTGAAGCCAGGATAAGAGGTGAAcaaataactttttttttctttcctccctgttcttttttctctttatctttTATTTGAAAAGTGGTCAGAAAGCTACTTCATCCAGggggaaaaagaggaaaaagGAATAGAACGGCTTAACTTTGAAACTCATAAGACATAATACAGAAGAAAAGAAGTTTGATATGTGACATGACAGCTCAAACAAGTATTATCTCATCTTCAATCAAGGTCACATTACACAAACGTTTTGACAGTGTTAACCCCAAACAACATCAAGTCTCACAACACCTAATGAAACACTGAAGGGCTAAACTCAACATCTTATACAATATGTGAGATGTGATAAACATGAGCTACCTGGAAGGGCAAAACTGAACATCTTCTACGGTATCATCATGTCCTTGGAAAATACCTCGAGCTTGAACAGTAGGGCCTTCTGCAGAAGGTTTCGAGTTACTTGCTCCAGATCCAGGAGACTTTGTAGCTCCCTGGTCTGCTGCTAATGTTGACACATGGTCATGAATGCTCCACAGAACAACCGATTTGTCCTTCCCTGCAACAATTAACCCATGAGTGCATGAGCTTTATAATACACAAGCtcgaaaagttaaaaaaatatctGAGGTAAGAACTAAAGGAGGTAATATTAATTGACTGCAGGCATCAATGACAGTAAGAGGCTGAACTCTGATGTGGTCCAAAAGTTTCCCCCTAAGTTAACTATAGATCTCCATTAAGGAAAAGTATTATAGTCCCTCCAACACAATTCATGCGACACACTTCTAGAAAGAATAATATACCATAAAACTCTTAAATCTTTCAGAACATACAAAGttataattcaactttaaaccaTAATATGATGTTCTTCATCAAACTAACTTATCAACAACTACCCTGATTAGATTTTGTGCCAACTAGGTAGTGTCATACATTGTTACTCTTTGAAACGAAATTATGGGGTTGAAAGTGTGCATTATACTGGTCTCACTTTACCTAGCCAGAAGGAATACACCACTAAATCAACTCAGGCGTCAAAAAGAAGGAATTGTTTCATAACGAATAATGTGGACTACCTTGGTAGCTGAAAATTGCTATCTAAGGAATAAGTTGCAAAAACCATATGACTCGGTGGCTTTATCACCATCTGCCACCAACGACCAGAACATGTCACTTAGGAAATAAGCTAAAAAGAATAGAAAATATCTGAAGACCACCAACTGGTTACCAATTATAAAACGGCACATTATCCGTTAATAAACATGCAGTTAACCATGAGCTGCTAATTGGAATAGAAGCAATCACAAAATCCTTGAAAGAAGAGAACATTCAATGACTGGTCGGTCAACCTCCAGAGAGCACGAAAGGCTCAGAAGGGCACATAGCGAGCGCAAATTCAGCATTGTCTTGATGTCCAGTCAATATCTGCAGGTAGATATAGACTATCAGTTACTACTTATAAGATACAAAGTTGGAAAACTGAACCTGTCGTTAAAAAACCCACCAAGTCCGGTCGAGAATTATTTACGCCCAAGGTAGCATGACGGTTAGGCTGAGACTCAACATCCCAAATAAGAACCTGATTCCAAAATTTCCAAGGTCAACTTAAAGTTTTCAAAGGTTACTAAAAAGAAACAGCAGCCATAAGGGTGGAAACCAACTTGTATGAATAGGGCTacaaaaggaaaatgaaatatgCAGAAGCAGATGCTTACATCAGGACTGTCAGTGTGTGTGGCCACAATCTTGCTATCCTGAGGCAGTTCCCTTATTCGATTCACCTGAAATCATATTATAGAATGCTACCAGATTTGTTAAAGCAGATTATAGTATTTCAAGTACATAATTCCATGTTATGAGTGCTTCTGTAATTGATGTTCTTAAGCAACAAGAGTCAAGTATTTACCATTCTTATAGTGAGTATAAGAAAGGAGAACAAGTAGTATAATTGTAAGGATTCAGCAAGATACAATGATCAATTCATTTTATCTTGAGAAAGTTCCATTGACACCAAAAGAATCACTAAGAACAAAAAAGTTGCACAAATACATTGGAAACATTCTATATGGAAAATAATTTTTCCCTCTAAATGAGGGGGAAAAATGTACTATCAGAAGTTTAAAATGATGTAACCAGAATTTGGGGCCTATAGGCACTAATAATCCTTTTGAATTGAAACTCTTCTAAGTCCACTTCAAAATTTATGACGCCAGATTATCTGTGTTGGGAAACAACACCTGGTTTGGTTTATGCTGTATGTttctaatttaattattttttggcTTGCTACAATATGTTTCACCAATTTTTCCTCATAAGATATCTATGCAAGAGTGAGTAATTAACAGTCAACATTAATCCAGAATCTAAAACAGGAATTAAGTATAAAACCATGTGAGAAATTTCCATATAAAGCACCTAATTTCAAATATTTTGGTAATAATTCTAGATGACAAAACAAAATGCATTAAACACTCAGCTGCATTAGTGATGAGACAAGCTACCAGCGGAAAATAACCATTCAGGAAATTATACTAACTGAACAGCAGAAGTCCTCAAGTGCACTGCCTGTATTCTAGTGTAACACAAAATCTTAACAGTATAATCTAATAATGAAATAAACCAGAAAGAGAAAATTTCATGTTTGAATCTTATAATAAGATAGGCCAAAGAAAGATGTACCTCACCCGGATGAATAATAGTTTTGTACTTCTTTACAAAAGGCGAACGTGCTTCTTCGTTGAACTGAAAGATAGACAACCAAGATCATAAAAAGTGAAGAGGTGGAGGAAGAAATAGGAAGGGCATGTATCTATGCACATGGAGAACACCTGAGATATGTGTTGTGCTGCTGCAACCCTAGGTTTTACAACTTCACAATTAGCTATGACAAGCGTATTTGGAACGCTACCATCAGTCTGCGGGGAAGAGGAAGAATAGGATCCAAATAAAGATTATGATGAGAATAGAGATGACATTTAGCAGTGATGTAAGAAAATAATGAGATGATTGAACTGAAAGGATAATAACAATAACTACCACACCAACTAAGGATTCTAAAGCAACAACCGAACAAATAAGTATTCTTGACGCTTCCTGTTCGCTACTTACTAACCTTATTTATAAGAATATTTATCAAGGCTAATCTAACATATTTTCATCATTAAAATGTAACATATAAATGACAAGTTAATTAAATGAAGTGAAATGATAAACTTGCCTGCTCAGAAAGGTAGAGGCGCTGGCGGTTCTTGTAAGTTGCTTGCTCAAACTGGGGACCCCACCTGAAAGAGAGAAGCGGTAATTTTCAGTTATTAGTATCTACAGATAAGCAACCAAAGAAGCAATTCCATCTACATGAAGAAGCTGCAATCTCAGTAAAACTATTGAATCTCTAAAGAGAGATCAAAACGGAC
Encoded proteins:
- the LOC104113601 gene encoding WD-40 repeat-containing protein MSI4-like; the protein is MKEERAAKGGEQRSVDERYTQWKSLVPVLYDWLANHNLVWPSLSCRWGPQFEQATYKNRQRLYLSEQTDGSVPNTLVIANCEVVKPRVAAAQHISQFNEEARSPFVKKYKTIIHPGEVNRIRELPQDSKIVATHTDSPDVLIWDVESQPNRHATLGVNNSRPDLILTGHQDNAEFALAMCPSEPFVLSGGKDKSVVLWSIHDHVSTLAADQGATKSPGSGASNSKPSAEGPTVQARGIFQGHDDTVEDVQFCPSSAQEFCSVGDDSCLILWDARTGSSPAVKVEKAHNADLHCVDWNPHDVNYILTGSADNTVRMFDRRNLTSGGVGSPIHIFEGHTAAVLCVQWSPDKSSVFGSSAEDGILNIWDHEKIGKMEDSAGRKASTSPPGLFFRHAGHRDKVVDFHWNAADPWTIVSVSDDGESTGGGGTLQIWRMIDLIYRPEDEVLNELEKFKSHLLTCS